Proteins encoded in a region of the Enterococcus gilvus ATCC BAA-350 genome:
- a CDS encoding PTS sugar transporter subunit IIC, with product MDRLVNSIEQKLMPFANKIGTQRHMMAIRKGIVATMPLTIVGSFFTIFLNFPIPSVAAMIEPYLAILDIPFRYTVGILALYATFGIASQLAKSYKVDSLTAGILSVMAFLVTAAPPIRVFDNVEGVIDAGRYLNIANLGAASLFGAIVTALISVEIYRIFIEKNITIKMPDGVPPEVTNSFMALIPGGAILVLFWVIRHMIGFDINGFLSNLLMPFKDVLAGNSLFGGLLTVFLICFFWVLGIHGPAIMGPVIRPFWELSIAENMEAFADGASATAMPNIFTEQFLQWFIWIGGAGTTLALVVFFMFSKSKYLKSLGRLSFLPGLFNINEPMIFGAPIVMNPLLGIPFIVAPLVTTTLSYFLTISGVIPMMVARYGFTIPAPIAAWMSTDWSIAAAILVIVNFLISMAIYYPFFKVFEKQQLAREAAELEAEEKAKKEKAANLQGATSN from the coding sequence ATGGACAGATTAGTAAATTCGATTGAACAGAAATTGATGCCCTTTGCGAACAAGATTGGAACGCAGCGACACATGATGGCGATCAGGAAAGGAATCGTCGCGACGATGCCGTTGACGATCGTCGGATCATTCTTCACGATCTTTTTAAACTTCCCAATTCCTTCAGTTGCGGCAATGATTGAACCGTATTTAGCAATTTTAGACATTCCTTTTCGTTATACAGTAGGTATTTTGGCACTTTATGCAACATTTGGGATCGCATCTCAATTGGCGAAGAGCTATAAGGTCGACTCTCTGACAGCGGGCATCTTGTCTGTGATGGCTTTTCTCGTAACAGCGGCTCCGCCGATTCGAGTATTTGACAATGTGGAGGGTGTCATTGATGCAGGACGGTACTTGAACATTGCCAATCTTGGCGCGGCTTCATTGTTTGGGGCAATTGTGACAGCACTCATTTCTGTTGAAATCTATCGTATTTTTATCGAAAAGAACATCACGATCAAAATGCCGGATGGGGTTCCGCCAGAGGTAACGAACTCATTTATGGCATTGATTCCTGGGGGTGCGATCTTAGTTCTATTTTGGGTGATTCGACACATGATCGGATTTGATATCAATGGGTTCTTGAGTAATTTATTAATGCCGTTTAAAGATGTGTTAGCTGGGAATAGTTTGTTTGGTGGTTTGTTGACTGTATTCTTGATTTGTTTCTTCTGGGTGTTAGGGATTCATGGACCAGCGATCATGGGACCGGTTATTCGTCCATTCTGGGAATTATCGATTGCTGAAAATATGGAAGCTTTTGCGGATGGTGCAAGTGCAACTGCAATGCCAAATATCTTTACGGAACAATTCTTACAATGGTTTATCTGGATTGGTGGCGCGGGGACGACCTTGGCATTAGTCGTATTCTTTATGTTCTCAAAATCGAAATACTTAAAGAGTTTAGGACGTCTATCTTTCTTGCCAGGCTTATTCAATATTAATGAACCGATGATTTTTGGGGCGCCGATCGTCATGAACCCGTTATTGGGAATTCCATTTATCGTAGCACCGTTAGTGACAACAACCCTTTCTTATTTCTTAACCATTTCAGGGGTGATCCCAATGATGGTCGCTCGTTATGGCTTTACCATTCCAGCACCGATCGCCGCTTGGATGAGTACGGATTGGAGTATTGCCGCAGCAATTCTGGTCATTGTGAACTTCCTGATCTCCATGGCTATCTATTATCCGTTCTTCAAAGTGTTTGAAAAGCAGCAATTGGCACGTGAAGCGGCAGAATTGGAAGCGGAAGAGAAAGCGAAAAAAGAAAAAGCTGCAAACCTACAGGGTGCAACTTCGAATTAG
- a CDS encoding helix-turn-helix domain-containing protein — translation MENYVNLLPLISKAKDGDNEAMEKLLEQFQGMLIKLSKNYYGFIDEDCYQTLAERFVKAVRQFDVNYKNQPKN, via the coding sequence ATGGAAAACTATGTAAATCTATTACCTTTGATTTCTAAAGCTAAGGATGGTGACAATGAAGCAATGGAAAAACTGCTCGAACAGTTTCAAGGAATGCTAATTAAGCTTTCCAAAAATTACTATGGCTTCATTGATGAAGATTGCTATCAAACGCTTGCTGAACGATTTGTTAAAGCAGTGAGACAGTTTGATGTCAATTACAAAAACCAACCAAAGAATTAA
- a CDS encoding signal peptidase I translates to MKLFSKLLSIIYIGVMLFLIAFFTMIQLGGESFPLQLKTVLSGSMAQSFPQDSLIIVKKGKISNLKVGNIITFEKNQDEVSHRITDIKKRGNEYLFETKGDSNSAIDSDLVDPKAIKGKVLFSLPKVGRVLLIIQTQAGRIASVLTFLDLILLEQFIRLLFASQKKSKSIGIRKVKR, encoded by the coding sequence ATGAAACTTTTTAGTAAGCTTCTTTCCATAATTTACATTGGAGTAATGCTTTTTTTGATTGCTTTCTTTACTATGATTCAATTAGGTGGAGAATCTTTTCCATTACAGTTAAAAACAGTTCTGTCGGGAAGTATGGCACAAAGTTTTCCTCAAGACAGTTTGATCATTGTAAAGAAGGGAAAAATTAGTAATCTCAAGGTTGGTAACATAATCACCTTTGAGAAAAATCAAGATGAAGTTAGCCACCGAATTACTGATATCAAAAAGAGAGGAAACGAGTATTTATTTGAAACTAAAGGTGATAGTAATTCAGCTATAGATAGTGATCTAGTTGATCCAAAAGCGATTAAGGGAAAAGTATTATTCTCTCTGCCAAAAGTTGGACGTGTTTTGTTGATAATCCAGACTCAAGCAGGGAGAATTGCTTCTGTTTTAACCTTTTTAGATTTAATTTTATTGGAGCAGTTTATCCGTTTACTTTTTGCTTCGCAAAAAAAATCAAAAAGCATTGGAATAAGAAAGGTGAAAAGATGA
- a CDS encoding DUF1349 domain-containing protein, whose translation MDLKNFNWTRFPESFTLLTEGIEVVTKPHTDLWQNTYYHFQNDNAPVFQMETEEKYFSFIVKTEFSESHHRFDQCGIVLYLDSENWLKGSIEYENDSYQHLGSVVTNNGYSDWATTEIEASIHSMWYRLSRREDDYRIECSVDGENFQQMRICHLINGNGKVRFGIYACSPEDSSFKAVFTKMQLTDCQWPAHEGQQPDK comes from the coding sequence ATGGATTTAAAAAATTTTAACTGGACGCGTTTCCCAGAAAGCTTCACCTTGTTAACAGAGGGGATTGAGGTCGTCACAAAGCCTCACACAGACCTTTGGCAAAATACCTATTATCATTTTCAAAACGACAATGCCCCTGTTTTCCAAATGGAAACCGAAGAAAAATACTTCAGTTTTATTGTAAAAACAGAGTTTTCAGAAAGTCATCATCGCTTTGATCAATGCGGGATCGTTCTGTATTTAGACAGCGAAAATTGGTTAAAGGGCTCTATCGAATATGAGAACGACTCCTATCAGCATTTAGGAAGCGTCGTGACGAATAACGGGTATTCCGATTGGGCGACAACGGAAATAGAGGCCTCTATCCACTCCATGTGGTACCGATTGAGCAGACGAGAAGATGATTATCGCATTGAATGCTCTGTGGATGGGGAAAACTTTCAGCAGATGCGTATCTGCCATCTGATCAATGGAAATGGTAAAGTGCGCTTTGGCATCTATGCTTGCTCCCCCGAAGACTCTTCATTTAAAGCGGTTTTTACAAAAATGCAGCTAACAGACTGTCAATGGCCTGCTCATGAGGGGCAACAGCCAGATAAATAG
- a CDS encoding glycosyl hydrolase 53 family protein encodes MKLKKILSVAILSSLSCGLILGLGKTMEANANSDEFYIEKVDNMPEDFIKGADISTLIAQEQSGVKYYNESNQEEDLFTILSENGVNYARIRIWNDPYNAEGQGYGAGNCDVDKAIEMGKRATSAGMKVLIDFHYSDFWADPGRQLVPKAWNGYSVTEKADALYAFTKNSLEKIIAAGVDVGMVQVGNETTGSGICGESGNGRYDLFKAGSRAIREVDPNILIALHFTNPDRTSTILNYARDLKNNNIDYDVFATSYYAFWHGSLENLTYVLKTVSDTYGKKTMVAETSYAYTLEDGDGQKNVVNSVSQTTTGGYAASVQGQADSLRDVMDATVKAGENALGVFYWEPAWTPVGSSDRDVNMPIWEKFGSGWASTAAIGYDTAVNESNYGGSEWDNQALFDFNGKALDSLKVFKYADQGLGTVPKEESLLKNGSFENSDLSDYSISQSYVTRKADTPKSGNYALHFWNKTAVDYLVEQSIDLQPGTYRFSLAVQGDETGASEDIFAYVNIGEDTLGKSNPLQLTGLSEWKEGKVEFTLTEPTTVKVGLSVKADAGAWGTTDDWKLVEIEAPEIVEVDSIKLNVNSLNILKVNKSINLSPQVLPETATDKTITYTCDKEGIVQIDSNGTLTAKKAGTVKVTASSINGKTESFTVRVTK; translated from the coding sequence ATGAAATTAAAAAAAATACTATCTGTTGCTATATTGTCATCATTGAGTTGTGGACTAATCTTAGGTTTAGGGAAGACGATGGAGGCCAACGCAAATTCTGACGAATTTTATATTGAAAAGGTTGACAACATGCCGGAGGATTTCATTAAGGGAGCAGACATTTCAACCTTAATTGCTCAAGAACAAAGTGGAGTTAAGTATTACAATGAATCGAATCAAGAAGAGGATTTATTCACAATTCTTAGTGAAAATGGTGTAAACTATGCGCGAATTCGTATTTGGAATGACCCCTATAATGCAGAAGGCCAAGGATATGGTGCAGGTAATTGCGATGTAGATAAAGCGATAGAAATGGGAAAACGAGCAACATCTGCCGGGATGAAAGTCTTGATTGATTTCCATTATTCTGATTTTTGGGCAGATCCAGGTAGACAATTAGTTCCAAAGGCTTGGAATGGATATTCTGTAACTGAAAAAGCGGATGCATTGTATGCATTTACTAAAAATAGCTTGGAAAAAATCATTGCTGCGGGTGTTGATGTTGGAATGGTCCAAGTTGGCAATGAAACAACTGGAAGTGGAATATGTGGTGAGTCGGGAAATGGCAGATATGATTTATTCAAAGCGGGTTCAAGAGCAATTCGTGAAGTGGACCCAAACATATTGATTGCTTTGCATTTTACAAACCCTGATCGGACAAGCACTATTTTGAATTATGCGAGAGACTTGAAAAATAATAATATCGATTATGATGTTTTTGCTACTAGCTACTACGCATTCTGGCATGGGTCTTTGGAAAACTTAACTTATGTATTAAAAACCGTTTCAGATACTTATGGAAAGAAAACGATGGTTGCTGAAACAAGCTACGCATATACATTGGAAGATGGTGATGGTCAGAAAAACGTTGTAAATTCAGTTTCTCAGACTACCACTGGTGGCTATGCTGCTTCTGTCCAAGGTCAAGCTGATTCGTTACGGGACGTAATGGATGCTACCGTCAAAGCTGGAGAAAATGCTTTAGGAGTCTTCTATTGGGAACCAGCTTGGACTCCTGTTGGTTCAAGTGATCGTGATGTTAATATGCCTATTTGGGAAAAATTTGGTTCTGGTTGGGCATCAACAGCAGCAATTGGCTATGACACGGCAGTGAATGAATCAAATTATGGAGGGTCTGAATGGGATAATCAGGCATTGTTTGATTTTAACGGAAAAGCATTAGACTCTCTGAAAGTGTTCAAATATGCAGATCAAGGTCTAGGCACGGTACCAAAAGAAGAGAGTCTTTTAAAAAATGGAAGTTTTGAAAATTCTGATTTAAGTGATTATTCGATTTCACAGAGCTATGTCACAAGAAAGGCCGATACGCCCAAATCAGGTAACTATGCACTTCATTTTTGGAATAAGACGGCGGTTGATTATTTGGTAGAGCAAAGTATTGACTTGCAGCCAGGAACATATCGCTTTTCCCTTGCGGTGCAAGGGGATGAGACTGGAGCTTCCGAGGATATTTTCGCCTATGTGAACATCGGAGAAGATACTTTAGGAAAAAGTAATCCATTGCAATTAACTGGACTATCAGAATGGAAGGAAGGAAAGGTCGAATTTACGTTGACCGAACCGACGACTGTTAAAGTCGGATTGAGCGTTAAAGCAGACGCCGGAGCCTGGGGAACAACTGATGATTGGAAATTAGTTGAAATTGAAGCACCCGAAATTGTAGAAGTAGACAGTATTAAACTCAATGTAAATAGCTTAAATATCTTAAAAGTAAATAAATCTATCAATCTATCACCACAAGTACTTCCAGAAACGGCGACAGATAAAACGATAACCTATACTTGCGATAAAGAAGGAATTGTACAGATAGATAGTAACGGCACGTTGACTGCGAAAAAAGCAGGAACTGTTAAAGTGACTGCTTCAAGCATAAATGGAAAAACGGAAAGTTTCACTGTCAGAGTAACAAAATAA
- a CDS encoding sigma-70 family RNA polymerase sigma factor, with product MVDDKGINYRFIKYIYQAMLNEKMNYIRSSKKKGIVVVHDKTLLENAQYQNEQLLEQLTEDHAFNLEEYVNDVDLSNSIAKLTDREKYIVYKRFIEGEKDPAIAKTLGISSQAVSKQRRKIMKKLKTYFEMAP from the coding sequence ATGGTTGATGACAAAGGCATAAATTACCGTTTTATTAAATATATCTATCAAGCGATGTTGAATGAAAAGATGAATTATATTCGCTCCTCAAAGAAAAAAGGAATTGTTGTTGTTCATGATAAAACTCTTCTCGAAAATGCGCAGTATCAAAACGAACAGCTTTTGGAACAATTAACAGAAGATCATGCCTTCAACTTAGAGGAATATGTAAATGATGTTGATTTATCCAACTCTATCGCGAAGCTCACGGATAGAGAAAAATACATTGTGTATAAAAGATTTATTGAAGGAGAAAAAGACCCTGCAATAGCCAAAACACTAGGTATTAGTAGCCAAGCTGTATCAAAACAGCGCAGAAAGATTATGAAAAAACTGAAGACTTACTTCGAAATGGCTCCATAA
- a CDS encoding PfkB family carbohydrate kinase, which yields MFINGQLYQSPAFDIPSIVDRVGGGDAFASGVLHGLLSDESPQTIIDFATLATAMKHTVHGDVNQFSVEEIQLLMKNGTKEIKR from the coding sequence TTGTTTATTAATGGACAGTTGTATCAATCACCTGCTTTTGATATTCCATCAATTGTAGATCGAGTTGGTGGCGGTGATGCTTTTGCTTCAGGAGTATTGCATGGACTTTTATCAGACGAGTCACCTCAGACGATTATTGATTTTGCAACCTTGGCAACTGCAATGAAGCATACAGTTCATGGAGACGTCAATCAATTCTCAGTTGAAGAAATCCAACTATTAATGAAAAATGGGACTAAAGAAATTAAGCGCTAA
- a CDS encoding tyrosine-type recombinase/integrase codes for MEKKTRFKKQINSYGKVTWSFQAFRTTRRGFKTKREAQLAYLELEKVHRSRKNLVGFREKFSVVGEQWYNYYRLLDEQKESTYIKRWEMLQILNRWIGDMELIELSPDYLEELFFQLKKKGIDGSSQGYAKNTLYSIRQTLNMVLKYCLKKNMLNVNPLSGLPMPKYKKSVDDLKQSLESLDNKYLTIEELRTLLNYSTVHEELPLSTLFYVLFYTGCRISEALAIQPEDIDFEKNEILFYKQTATKGKQSDFKISTTKTDSSARRVVVTPLVMEKLKILIDALEDMRKKVNFDVERTYLFVYLEPNKRGLPFRKEYVNDHIKNCVERCGISKPFHTHLARHTMASLVAPHCSWDVLRARLGHADKSTSEIYRHLTADERLKPLKAFAELES; via the coding sequence ATGGAAAAAAAAACAAGATTCAAAAAACAAATAAACTCTTATGGGAAAGTCACATGGTCTTTTCAAGCATTTCGAACAACTAGAAGAGGTTTTAAAACAAAGCGTGAAGCTCAATTAGCTTATTTAGAATTGGAAAAGGTACACCGATCCAGAAAAAATTTGGTCGGCTTTCGAGAAAAATTTTCAGTAGTTGGCGAACAATGGTACAACTACTATCGACTTCTCGATGAACAAAAGGAATCCACATATATTAAGCGTTGGGAAATGCTCCAAATATTAAATAGGTGGATTGGTGATATGGAATTAATCGAACTATCACCAGATTATTTAGAAGAGCTTTTTTTTCAACTGAAGAAAAAAGGAATTGACGGGTCTTCTCAAGGCTATGCCAAAAACACGCTTTATAGTATAAGGCAGACATTGAATATGGTTTTAAAGTATTGTCTCAAAAAGAATATGCTCAATGTAAATCCGTTAAGTGGATTGCCAATGCCTAAGTACAAAAAGAGTGTCGATGATTTAAAACAGTCCCTAGAAAGCCTAGATAACAAATACCTAACTATTGAAGAGCTAAGAACGTTGTTAAACTACTCTACTGTTCATGAAGAATTACCTTTATCCACTTTGTTTTACGTTCTTTTTTATACAGGCTGTCGGATTAGTGAGGCTTTGGCGATTCAGCCAGAGGATATTGACTTTGAAAAAAATGAAATACTTTTCTATAAGCAAACAGCCACTAAAGGAAAGCAAAGTGATTTCAAGATTTCAACAACTAAGACTGATAGTTCAGCAAGAAGAGTTGTTGTCACCCCTCTAGTTATGGAGAAACTAAAAATCTTGATTGATGCTTTAGAGGACATGAGGAAAAAGGTTAACTTTGATGTAGAGAGAACTTATCTATTTGTTTACTTGGAACCAAACAAAAGAGGGCTTCCTTTCCGAAAAGAGTACGTGAATGACCACATAAAGAATTGTGTAGAACGTTGTGGAATTTCAAAACCTTTTCACACTCATTTAGCAAGGCATACAATGGCTAGTTTAGTTGCACCTCATTGTAGTTGGGATGTGCTGAGAGCCAGATTGGGTCACGCTGATAAATCTACATCAGAAATTTATCGTCATTTGACTGCGGATGAGCGGCTTAAACCATTGAAAGCTTTTGCTGAATTGGAGAGCTAA
- a CDS encoding TasA family protein codes for MKNKNIKLILAGLAVLLVTVGTTYAWWTASQSVTQKVTMGNLNISATFDELEDPINYEPGLDVEQDGNIENTGSIAAIVKVENTSQIKFSGESNFQEADKTAVQFSLKPNGGEGYWYNDNSGNVYVLLDPAEKANVSGYTYFNGENMGNEYMNAEVKVSGKLKATQVIDGAIKTEFGIDASELREYSDPSSQVLNARKATTANSEAMNKLHELLNRGK; via the coding sequence ATGAAAAACAAAAATATCAAATTGATTTTAGCAGGTTTAGCAGTTTTGTTAGTAACAGTTGGAACGACTTACGCATGGTGGACAGCATCTCAAAGTGTTACTCAGAAGGTTACAATGGGAAATTTGAATATCAGTGCAACCTTTGATGAATTAGAAGATCCAATAAATTATGAGCCAGGACTAGATGTTGAACAAGATGGAAATATAGAGAATACTGGTTCTATTGCAGCTATAGTAAAAGTTGAAAATACTTCACAGATTAAGTTTTCGGGGGAGTCAAATTTTCAAGAGGCTGATAAAACAGCAGTACAATTTAGTTTGAAACCTAACGGTGGAGAAGGGTATTGGTATAACGATAATTCAGGAAATGTTTATGTATTGCTAGATCCGGCAGAGAAAGCCAACGTTTCCGGTTACACTTACTTTAATGGTGAGAATATGGGGAATGAGTACATGAATGCAGAAGTGAAAGTTTCAGGAAAACTCAAGGCTACTCAAGTAATAGATGGAGCAATCAAAACAGAATTTGGTATTGATGCGTCAGAACTGAGAGAATATAGTGATCCTTCTTCGCAAGTATTGAATGCTCGTAAAGCAACTACTGCAAATTCGGAAGCGATGAACAAATTGCACGAATTGTTAAATCGTGGAAAATGA
- a CDS encoding GntR family transcriptional regulator, with amino-acid sequence MKKTRVLYLEVAEKIKEDIFSGTYPVGTMLPTETELEQLFNVSKITVRKAIELLAADEYVEKKSGKGTTVLSERPYNKLSKAISFTQILENSNLAVKKVILDVKKVALTDKDNAFKYFGSEAICFQRMYSLDGKPYIYFTHYLPTGLKRVTKEALEQESLYRILYQNELDIERFMDDFVAIALTPEEQTLLQTEEQLALKRIRKSYDYNGKVIEYSEGLYNTSDHAYQIEYET; translated from the coding sequence ATGAAGAAAACACGTGTACTCTATTTAGAAGTTGCGGAGAAAATAAAAGAGGATATTTTTTCTGGAACGTATCCAGTTGGAACGATGCTGCCGACCGAAACGGAGCTGGAGCAGCTTTTTAATGTAAGTAAGATCACCGTGAGAAAAGCGATTGAGCTACTGGCAGCAGATGAATACGTAGAGAAGAAAAGTGGAAAAGGGACGACTGTTTTGAGTGAGCGTCCTTATAATAAATTATCGAAAGCGATCAGCTTTACTCAGATTTTGGAAAATTCGAACTTAGCAGTCAAAAAGGTGATTTTGGATGTAAAGAAAGTAGCGTTGACGGATAAGGACAACGCGTTTAAGTATTTCGGCTCAGAGGCGATTTGCTTTCAACGGATGTATTCGCTAGATGGGAAACCGTACATTTATTTTACGCATTATTTGCCTACGGGATTGAAAAGGGTTACTAAAGAAGCGCTCGAGCAGGAATCACTGTATAGAATCCTTTATCAAAATGAATTGGATATTGAACGGTTTATGGATGATTTTGTGGCGATTGCCTTGACGCCAGAAGAGCAGACGCTTCTTCAAACAGAGGAACAGCTTGCGTTGAAAAGAATTCGGAAATCCTACGATTACAATGGAAAAGTGATTGAGTATTCAGAGGGGCTTTATAATACCTCTGATCATGCATACCAAATTGAATACGAGACATAA
- a CDS encoding DUF3789 domain-containing protein — MSIFGGIALFFLGVLFGVIIMCLLQVSSAADDQYYELEVKRIRSEKNDE, encoded by the coding sequence ATGAGTATTTTTGGAGGAATTGCACTTTTCTTTTTAGGAGTCTTGTTTGGAGTAATAATCATGTGCTTACTTCAGGTTAGTTCCGCAGCTGATGATCAATATTATGAGCTTGAGGTAAAACGAATTCGAAGTGAAAAAAATGATGAATGA